In Camelus bactrianus isolate YW-2024 breed Bactrian camel chromosome 18, ASM4877302v1, whole genome shotgun sequence, one DNA window encodes the following:
- the CHP2 gene encoding calcineurin B homologous protein 2 isoform X1, producing MKSRSADLSRVSSIAGIPTQVLQTQCFFHVKQPSLGASRLCPLQLFWAVAFGPGATGRRRPGGGRGGRRPRRSSAMGSRSSHAARIPDVDSIRRETGFSQASLIRLYHRFQALDRNEKGYLSRVDLQQIGALAVNPLGDRIIDSFFPDGSLRVDFPGFVRVLAHFRPVDDEDNGNRDPKEPEPLNSRMNKLRFAFQLYDLDRDGKISRHEMLQVLRLMVGVQVTEEQLESITDRTVQEADEDGDGAVSFLEFTKSLEKMNIEQKMSIRILK from the exons ATGAAATCAAGATCCGCTGACTTGTCCAGAGTCAGTAGCATAGCTGGGATTCCAACCCAAGTGCTCCAAACCCAGTGCTTCTTCCACGTAAAACAGCCCTCACTCGGCGCCTCACGACTCTGCCCACTCCAGCTGTTTTG GGCTGTGGCCTTCGGCCCCGGGGCCACGGGGCGGAGGCGCCCTGGAGGCGGACGAGGAGGACGCCGGCCGCGCCGCAGCTCCGCCATGGGCTCCCGCAGCTCCCACGCCGCCAGGATCCCCGACGTGGACAGCATCCGGCGGGAGACCGGCT TCTCGCAGGCCAGTCTGATCCGCCTCTACCACCGGTTTCAGGCGCTGGACAGGAATGAGAAGGGCTACCTGAG CCGCGTGGATCTGCAGCAGATTGGGGCGCTGGCAGTGAACCCCCTGGGAGACCGCATTATAGACAGTTTCTTCCCTGACGG gagTCTGCGAGTGGATTTCCCAGGCTTTGTCAGAGTCCTGGCTCATTTTCGACCTGTAGATGATGAGGACAACGGAAACCGGGACCCTAAGGAACCTGAACCCCTCAACAGCAGAATGAACAAACTTCGCT TTGCATTTCAGCTCTACGACCTGGACCGAGATGGAAAGATCTCCAGGCATGAGATGCTCCAG GTACTCCGGCTGATGGTCGGGGTACAGGTAACCGAAGAGCAGCTGGAGAGCATCACCGACCGCACGGTGCAGGAAGCTGACGAAGATGGGGATGGGGCTGTGTCCTTCCTGGAGTTCACCAAG tccttaGAGAAGATGAACATTGAGCAGAAAATGAGCATCCGGATTCTGAAGTGA
- the CHP2 gene encoding calcineurin B homologous protein 2 isoform X2, with the protein MKPPVVRARPADPAALGTVFYSPGSRVGGEERRGSRAWLPARAVAFGPGATGRRRPGGGRGGRRPRRSSAMGSRSSHAARIPDVDSIRRETGFSQASLIRLYHRFQALDRNEKGYLSRVDLQQIGALAVNPLGDRIIDSFFPDGSLRVDFPGFVRVLAHFRPVDDEDNGNRDPKEPEPLNSRMNKLRFAFQLYDLDRDGKISRHEMLQVLRLMVGVQVTEEQLESITDRTVQEADEDGDGAVSFLEFTKSLEKMNIEQKMSIRILK; encoded by the exons ATGAAACCGCCCGTTGTTCGCGCCCGCCCCGCTGACCCCGCCGCCCTGGGCACGGTTTTCTATTCGCCCGGGTCGCGGGTGGGAGGCGAGGAACGCCGGGGTTCACGAGCCTGGCTCCCCGCCAGGGCTGTGGCCTTCGGCCCCGGGGCCACGGGGCGGAGGCGCCCTGGAGGCGGACGAGGAGGACGCCGGCCGCGCCGCAGCTCCGCCATGGGCTCCCGCAGCTCCCACGCCGCCAGGATCCCCGACGTGGACAGCATCCGGCGGGAGACCGGCT TCTCGCAGGCCAGTCTGATCCGCCTCTACCACCGGTTTCAGGCGCTGGACAGGAATGAGAAGGGCTACCTGAG CCGCGTGGATCTGCAGCAGATTGGGGCGCTGGCAGTGAACCCCCTGGGAGACCGCATTATAGACAGTTTCTTCCCTGACGG gagTCTGCGAGTGGATTTCCCAGGCTTTGTCAGAGTCCTGGCTCATTTTCGACCTGTAGATGATGAGGACAACGGAAACCGGGACCCTAAGGAACCTGAACCCCTCAACAGCAGAATGAACAAACTTCGCT TTGCATTTCAGCTCTACGACCTGGACCGAGATGGAAAGATCTCCAGGCATGAGATGCTCCAG GTACTCCGGCTGATGGTCGGGGTACAGGTAACCGAAGAGCAGCTGGAGAGCATCACCGACCGCACGGTGCAGGAAGCTGACGAAGATGGGGATGGGGCTGTGTCCTTCCTGGAGTTCACCAAG tccttaGAGAAGATGAACATTGAGCAGAAAATGAGCATCCGGATTCTGAAGTGA